The sequence CGGCAGCGACACGTCCAGGTCCAGGTCCTCCATCTCGTCGAGCCCGCCGCCCAGGCGGTACGCGTCGACGTGGACCAAGGCGGGGCCCTGGACCAGCGAGGGGTGCACGCGGGCGATGACGAAGGTGGGCGAGGTGACCGCGCCGCGCACGCCGAGGCCCTCGCCCAGACCCCGCGTCAGGGTCGTCTTCCCGGCGCCCAGCTCGCCCGTGAGCATCACCAGGTCGCCGGGGGCCAGCACCTGGGCCAGTCTGCGGCCCAGATCCTGCATCTGTTCGGGGGAGGTGACGGTGAGCGTCACGGTGACGGCCTCGGGCGCGGCCCCGGCGGGGTCGGGAACGGTCGTCCCCACGGCCTCGGGAACGGCCTCAGCGGCCGGGCTGCTGTGCGGTGCTTCCATGTCCGCCAACGTTAGCGGCCGGCACCGTGCCGCTGCGGACGAGCAGGTCGGCCAGCCGGTCCGTGACGGTCTCCGGGTGCTCCAGCATCACCAGGTGCCCGGCGTCCGGCACGATCACCAGCTCGGCGTCGGGCAGGACGTCCGCGATCGCCTCGCTGTGCGAGCTGGGCGTGACCAGGTCCTGGTCCCCGGCCAGGATCAGCACGGGCACGTCCCGGAACCCGGGCAGCGCGCCGCTCTTGTCGTGCTCGGTGAACGCCGGGTAGAACTCGGCGACCACATCGATCGGGGTGGCCTCGATCAGTCGCTCCGCGAACCGGGCGACCGCCGGGTCCACGTCCTTCGAGCCGAACGAGTACCGCTTGATCAGCCCGGCGAAGAGGTCGGCGGTGGCCCGCCGCCCCCGCTCCACCAGCTCCGTCTGCGAGCCGAGGGCCCTCAGCACGCCCGGCAGCACCCGGCGCACCGCGTTCACGCCCGCCACCGGCAGCCCGAAGGTGACCTCGCCGAGCTTGCCGCTGGAGGTGCCGATCAGCGCGACGGCGGCGACCCGGTCCCGGATCAGGGCCGGGTACTGGTCGGCCAGCGCCATGATCGTCATGCCGCCCATGGAGTGCCCGGCCAGCACCACCGGGCCCTCGGGGGCCGCCGCGTCGATGACCGCCTTCAGGTCGCGGCCGAGCTGGTCGATGCCGAGCGGCACGCCGTCCGCCTGCGATCGCCCGCGCTCGGAGCGTCCGTGGCTGCGCTGGTCCCAGTAGACGGCGCGGACGAGGCCGCGCAGGGCGGCCCGCTGGAAGTGCCAGGAGTCCTGGCCCAGGCAGTAGCCGTGGCTGAAGACGACGGTGACCGGGGCGGGCGCCCTGCGCCCGAAGAGCCGGCGGCGGCGGGACCCGGACGCGCCCTCGTCGGCCGTCGTCGCGGCCTCCACCTCGTCGGTCTCGTAGTACAGCTCGGTGCCGTCGTCGGCGACGGCCCGGCCCGGCGTGCCGCGCAGCGAGCCGTAGGGGCCGGTCGCGTCCAGCGCCAGGCGGGCCTTCTTGCGCATGCCGCGCCCGACGGTGAGCCGCTCGACGGCGACCCCGGCCGCCGCGCCGGCGGCGAGCACCCCTATCGCGGCCCCGGCGATCCCGGCCCGCCGCCAGCCCGCCGCACCGGCCGCGTTCGCGGTGGCGGCCACCACGGCCTCCGCGCTGCTCTCGCTCACCGCGGCACGCCTCCGGCCGTCTCGTCGGGCGTCTCGTTCACGTGCACCCGGGGCACCCGGGCGCCGATGCGGGTGACGATCTCGTACGCGATGGTGCCCGCGGCCTCCGCCCAGTCCTGCGCGGTCGGCTCGCCCCGGTCGCCCGGCCCGAACAGGACCGCCTCCGCGCCCGCCTCGGGGCGGTCGCCGCCGAGGTCGACGACGAACTGGTCCATGGCGACCCGGCCCGCGACCGTGCGCACCTTCCCGCCGACCAGGACGGGCCCGCTGCCCGACGCGTGGCGCGGGACGCCGTCCGCGTAGCCGACGGGGATCAGGCCGAGGGTCGTGTCGGCGGGGGTCGTGTAGTGGTGGCCGTAGCTGACGCCGTGTCCGGCCGGGGCGTCCTTGACCAGGGCGACGGACGCGGAGAGCGTCATCACGGGGCGCAGCCCGAGCTCGGCGGAGGTGCCCAGCTCGGGAGCGGGCGAGATGCCGTACATCGCGATGCCGGTCCGGACGAGGTCGAAGTGCGCCTCGGGGATCGTGAGGGTGGCCGGGGAGTTGGCCATGTGCCGCACCTCGGGCTCCACGCCCTCCTTCTCGGCGTACGCCACCATGTCGCGGTAGACGTCGAGCTGGGCGGCGATCGAGGGGTGGCCCGGCTCGTCGGCGCAGGCGAAGTGGGACCAGAGTCCGGTGATCCGGAGGTGTCCGGCCCGTTCGGCGTCGCGGGCCGCGCCGACCAGTTCGGGCCAGTCGGCGGGCTGGCAGCCGCCCCGGCCGAGACCGGTGTCGGCCTTGAGCTGGACACGGGCCGGGCGGCCCGCGGACCGGGCGGCGGCGACGGCCTCGCGCAGCGCCCACATGGCGCCGGCCGACACGTCGATGCCGGCCTCGACCGCCTCGCGCCAGGGCCCGCCGGGTGTCCACAGCCAGCACATGATCCGGCCGTCGAGCCCGGCCGCCCGCAGGGCGAGCGCCTCGTGCGGGGTGGCGGTGCCGAGCCAGGTCGCCCCGGCCGCCCGCGCGGCTCGCGCGCAGGGCACCGCGCCGTGCCCGTACCCGTCGGACTTCACGACGGCCATGAGCTGCGCGCCGGCCGCCCGCTCGCGCAGAACGCGCACATTGGCGCGCAGCGCGGCGAGGTCGATCTCGGCACGGGCTCTCAGGGACGCTGTCTCGTTCATCGCGCCCAGTGTCTCAGAGGCGTCGGCCGCCTCCCCGGCAGCGCACGCCGGTATCCGGTCCTATGTACGTTTCATCACATGCTGGAGGTGGTCGACCAGCACGGGCACATGGCTGTCCCCGACGTCCTTGGCCGCCGTGATCAGGGTGACGGGCCCGCCGTCCCGCACGAGGCCCGCCAGCCGCTCGACCGCCTCGGTGTGCGCGGTGTCGTCCAGCTCGGCGCGGTAGCGCTCGACGAACTCCTCGCGCCGGTCCGCGCGGTCGTGGTGGTACCAGGTGCGCAGTGCGCCGGAGGGCGTCACGTCCTTGAGCCAGACGTCGACGGCGGCCCGTTCCCTGGACACGCCCCGGGGCCAGAGCCGGTCGACCAGCACACGGGTGCCGTCGGCTTCCTCGACCGGGTCGTGGACCCGGCGTACGCGTACGGGTTCGCTCACGTTCTCCACCGTCGCCCCGGCTCACCCCGCCCGCACGTCGCGCCAGGCGGCCGGGATGCCGTCGGCGACGTCCTGCGCGGAGACCGGGGCCCCGCCGGAACCGTGCCGGGCGGCGAGCCCGTGCAGGTAGGCGCCCACGGACGCGGCGTCACGCGGGGCGAGCCCGGCCGCGAGCAGGGATCCGGTGAGCCCGGAGAGGACGTCGCCGCTGCCCGCCGTGGCGAGCCAGGACGTGCCGGTCGGGTTGACCCGTACGGGGGTGTCGCGGGCTTCCGCGATCAGGGTGGTGGAGCCCTTCAGGAGCACGGTGGCGCGGTAGCGGGCGGCCAGTTCGCGCACGGCGGTGAGCCGGCCGGACTCGACCTCCTCACGGGCCGTCCCGAGCAGCGCGGCGGCCTCCCCGGCGTGCGGGGTGAGGACGGTGGGGGCGGTCCGGGTCCGGACGGTCCCGGCGTCCAGCAGCCGCAGCCCGTCCGCGTCGACGAGCACGGGCACGTCGGCGGCGAGCACGTCGGCCACGGCGGCCTCCGCCGCCCGCCCGTCCCCCAGCCCCGGCCCGACCACCCAGGCCTGCACCCGCCCGGCCTTCGACGGCGGCCCGGCGTGCACCAGGGTCTCGGGGAACCGGGCGATGACCGCGTCCGCGCCCGGTCCGACGTACCGTACGGCCCCGGCCCCGCCGCGCAGCGCGCCCGCGACGGCGAGGACGGCGGCGCCCGGGTAGCGCTCGGACCCGGCGACGACGCCGACGACGCCGCGCCGGTACTTGTCGCTCTCCGCGCCCGGCACCGGCAGCAGCGCGGCCACGTCCGCGTACTGGAGCGCCTCCAGGTCCGGCGGCTCGGGCAGCTCCGGGCCGAGCCCGATGTCCACCAGCCGCAGGGCGCCCGCGTGTTCGGCGGCCGGGTCGACCAGGAGACCCGGCTTGTACGTCCCGAAGGTGACGGTGGCGTCCGCCCGGACGGCCTCGCCGTGCACCTCCCCGGTGTCGGCCTCGACCCCGCTCGGCAGGTCGACGGAGATCACCGGCGTACGGTCCCGGGTCACCGCGTGGACCACCTCGGTGGCGTCCTCGCGCAGCCCGCCGCGCCCGCCGATCCCGGTGATGCCGTCCACGACGAGGTCGAGCGCGCCGAGCCCGTCCGGCCCGTCGACGACCTGTCCCCCGGCGGCGCGGAACGCGGCGAGGCCGCCGGGGTGGGCCCGGTCGGGGGCGAGCAGCAGGGCCCGCACGCCGGCGCCCCGGCGGGCCAGGCGGGCGCCCGCGTGGAGCGCGTCGCCGCCGTTGTCGCCGCTGCCGACGAGGAGCAGGACCCGGGACCCGTACACCCGCCCGTTGCGCCGCAGCAGGTCGCCGCAGGCGGCGGCGAGCCCGGCGGCGGCGCGCTGCATCAGGGCCCCCTCGGGCAGGCGTTGCATGAGGGCGGCCTCGGCGGCCCGTACGGTCTCCACGCTGTAGGCACGTCGCATGGGTCCAACCCTCCGCGATCACGGGGCCGGACGCCAGTGCCGCGGGGCGTGGCGGGCCGGGCGGGCCGCCCGGCGGTGCCGGGGCGTTCGCCCCGGGACCGCCGGCAGAGATCGGCGCGGCGGCGCACCGCGAGGGACGTGCCCGGGCACGGTCACCCCTCCGCGATGACCACCGCCGACGCCACCCCCGCGTCATGGCTGAGGGAGACGTGCCAGCCGCGTACGCCCAGCTCGGCGGCGCGGGCGGCGACCGTGCCGCTGACCCGCAGCCGGGGCTGCCCGCTCTCCTCGACCCAGACCTCCGCGTCGCTCCAGAGCAGCCCCTCCGGTGCGCCGAGCGCCTTGGCCAGGGCCTCCTTCGCGGCGAACCGGGCGGCGAGCGAGGCGATCCCGCGCCGTTCGCCGCTCGGCAGCGTCAGCTCGCTCCCGACGAAGAGCCGGTGGGCGAGCTGGGGCGTGCGCTCCAGCGCGACGCCGAAACGCTCGATCTCGGCCACGTCGATGCCGACCCCAATGATCACGGCCCCCACCCTCGTTCGCTCACTCGCTCACTCCACGGTCACGGACTTCGCCAGATTGCGCGGCTGGTCCACTTCGTTGCCGCGGGCCGTCGCGAGCTCGCAGGCGAAGACCTGGAGCGGCACGGTGGCGACCAGCGGCTGAAGAAGCGTAGGCGTTGCGGGGACGGTGATGAGGTGGTCGGCGTACGGGACGACGGCCTCGTCGCCCTCCTCGGCGACGACGATCGTGAGCGCGCCCCGGGCCCGGATCTCCTGGATGTTGGAGACGATCTTGTCGTGGAGCACGGAACGCCCGCGCGGTGAGGGGACGATGACGACGACGGGCAGGCCCTCCTCGATGAGCGCGATGGGCCCGTGCTTGAGCTCTCCGGCCGCGAACCCCTCGGCGTGCATGTAGGCGAGCTCCTTGAGCTTGAGCGCGCCTTCGAGGGCGACCGGGTAGCCGACGTGCCGCCCGACGAAGAGGACGGTGTCGTGGTGGGCGAGGGAGCGGGCCAGATCGCGGACCGGCTCCATCGTCGACAGGACGCTCCCCACCTCGTCGGAGATCGCGGAGAGCTGGCGCACGACCGTGCGGATCTCGTCGCCCCACTTGGTGCCGCGGACCTGGCCGAGGTAGAGGGCGACGAGGTAACAGGCCACGAGCTGGGTGAGGAAGGCCTTCGTGGAGGCGACGGCGACCTCGGGCCCGGCGTGGGTGTAGAGCACGGCGTCGGATTCCCTGGGGATCGTCGAGCCGTTGGTGTTGCAGATGGCCAGCACCTTCGCGCCCTGTTCGCGGGCGTGCCGCAGGGCCATCAGGGTGTCCATGGTCTCGCCGGACTGGGAGATGGCGACGACGAGGGTGCGCTGGTCGAGGATCGGGTCGCGGTAGCGGAACTCGCTGGCCAGCTCGGTCTCGCAGGGCAGCCGGGTCCAGTGCTCGATCGCGTACTTGGCGATCATCCCGGCGTGGAACGCGGTGCCGCAGGCGACGATGACGACCTTGTCGACCTCGCGCAGCTCGGCGGCCGGGATGCGGACCTCGTCCAGGTGGAGCGCGCCCTCGCCGTCGACCCGGCCAAGGAGGGTGTCGGCGACGGCCTGGGGCTGGTCGGCGATCTCCTTGAGCATGAAGGAGGCGTAGCCGCCCTTCTCGGCGGCGGAGGCGTCCCAGTCGACGTGGTACTCCCGCACGTCGGCGGGCTCCCCGTCGAACCCGGTGACGGTGACGCCCTCGGGGCCCAGCTCGACGACCTGGTCCTGGCCCAGCTCGATCGCGGAGCGGGTGTGGTCGATGAAGGCGGCGACGTCGGAGGCGAGGAACCACTCGTCCTGCCCGACGCCCACGACGAGCGGGGAGTTGCGCCGCGCACCGACGACGACGTCCGGCTGGTCCGCGTGGACGGCCACGAGGGTGAACGCCCCCTCCAGCCGCCGGCACACCTGCCGCATGGCGTCCGCGAGGTCCCCGCCCGCCGAGAACGCCTCGGCCAGCAGGTGCCCGACGACCTCCGTGTCGGTGTCCGACTCCAGGGCGTGCCCGCGCCCCGTCAGCTCGCGGCGCAGGGCCGCGAAGTTCTCGATGATCCCGTTGTGCACGACGGCGACCCGGCCCGCGTTGTCGAGGTGCGGGTGGGCGTTGACGTCGGTGGGCGCGCCGTGCGTCGCCCAGCGGGTGTGCCCGATCCCGGTCCGCCCGGCGGGCAGCGGCCGGTCCCCCAGCTCCTTCTCCAGATTGACGAGCTTGCCCGCCTTCTTCGCGGCGGCGAGTCCGCCGTCCGCGAGCACGGCGACGCCCGCCGAGTCGTAGCCCCGGTATTCGAGGCGCTTGAGTCCCGCGACGACGACGTCCTGCGCCGACTGCATACCGACATAACCCACGATTCCGCACATAGCGGCACCATAAGGCCGGAAGCGGCTCGCGGGGAGGAATACCGACGACACCGATCCCGTGAAGCGCTCGCCGGCGGGCAGCGGGAGCCGGACTCGCGTGTGCGCCGGATCGGCCATGCGGAGCAGCGCGGCTCCGGCTCGGGAGCCTTGCCTCCTCCGTGCGCGCGGCCGGGCGCGCGCACGGACCGTCCGGGCGTTCCCCGGCCCGTCCGCAAGCCGCCCGAACGGGCGGCTGGGGGTGCCTGTCCGGCCTCGTTAGTTTCGGGCGGGTCAACAGCATCCCGGCACAGGAGGAAGCGTGGAACGAAACACCCGAAGCAGCATCTACCGCCGACTGCGCAGACAGGGGTTCGTGACCTCGCTGGTCGCGCTTCTCGTGCTGCTCGTCCCGGCCGTGGCACACGCCGACAGCAACCCGAACGTCCGCTACACCTCGACCCCGTACAACGCGGCCATTCACGAGATCAGGGCGTCCTACAGCTGGAAGTGCCTGGACATCCGCGGCGGGTCCACCAACGTCGGGGCCGTGATCCAGACGTTCGACTGCAAGGGCCGGCACCATCAGCGCTTCTCCTTCTACCCGGTCGGCGGGGAGAACTTCGTGATCGCGACGTACGGCGGCGCCACCTGCCTGGGCACCGTGAACGCGAGCAAGGCCACCGGCGCCGGGGTCGTCCAGGCCACCGGCGGCGACTGCCTGACGCTGCGGTGGAAGGACCGGGGCGGCAACCACTGGGAGATGGTCGAGACCTTCACCGGCCAGTGCCTGCGTGACACGGGCCGGCGCAGCCAGGTCGTGCTGGGCGCGTGCGGCAGCACCGGTGAGCCCTGGCCGGACCTGTGGACGCCCCGGTTCGACCGCTACTTCGACTACACGAACTTCTTCTAGAAGCGGCGGAGCCCCACCAGGGGCCACGAGGCGGCTACACCGCCGCTGACAGGAGCCCCCTCGTCCGCATCCCCCGCCGGCGTCGCCCCGGGCCGCCCCGGCGGGGGATGCGGAGAAGCCGCCCGGCGGGCGGCAGGCCTTCCCGGGGGCTCGGTGCTCAGCCGCGGTCGAGGCCGTCCTCACGCACCCGCTGGGCCAGTTCGACCTTGGTGGACGCAGGCCGCCCTGCCGCCCGGTACTTGGCCTTGACCCGGCCGAGATAGTCCTTCGCGGTGTTCTGGGTGATGCCCGCTCGCCGTGCGGTCGCCTTGAGGGTCAGTCCGGAGGCGTACGCCAGCAGGACCTGCTTCTCCTTCGGCGCGAGCGGAGGACCCGGCCGCGGCGGCCCGGAGCGCCGCTGCGAGGGCTCCTGGGCGAGCAGGCCGAGCCAGCCGGTCAGGCGGTCCGCGTCGAAGACGTGGGTGGAGACCTCCGGGGGGCGGCCGCAGCGGTAGAAATCGTCCCTGATGCCGCCGTGGACGGTGAAGCCGAGGCCACGGACCAGCGCCTGGTAGTCGGGGTTGGCCGTGGAGACGATGAGGCGCCCGCTTCTCACGCCGTCGCGCAGGATGGAGCGCAGCACATGGGCACGGGCGGACGGGACCGGGCAGTGAGCCGCCCCCAGGAAGAGTCCGCCCCCCTGTAACGCCGCCGTGCTGTGCTGCTGGAGCAGCGGCTCCAGGCTGCCCTCCGTCCGCTGCTCGACGGGCAGCATGCAGGCGAGTCCGATGACCTTGCCGAGGGGGTCGGTCGCGACCCGGAATGCGCCGATGTCGTCTCCGGCCCAGCGCTCGGTCAGCCGGTCGCACCGGCGTTCGTCGAAGCCGCTGTGCACGGCCCACTGCCGCATCAGCGCCCCGATGGCGGCGGCGTCGCCGCCCTCGGCGCCGCGGATGCGGACGGGGCTGTCCCGGGCCGGGAACAACTCCCGGCGCAGCAGCGGATCACCACTGAGGAACAAGCCCTGCTCGGCGAGGTGGGAGCGGGGGCCGGGATCGTCGGTGGCAGCCATCCCCGCCAGCCGGTAGGCGCGTGCCCTGGTGCGGGTGCCGCGATGGGTCTGGGGCTTGCGCCACTGGAAGGAGAGCTCGAACAGTGCGCGGTAGGGCTCGGAGAGCCGCAGTCCCAGCCGGGTGCGCCGGACGATGCTCAGCGCCGCCAGCGCCGCGAACGCGTCAGGTCCGCCGCGCAACAGGTGCTCGTCACCCGATCCCACCGTGGCCAGTTGCCGCAGGGAGTGCTGCCATCGCCGGCCGGGCAGTTCTCGCGTCAGCCGGTCACCGACCTCGGCCGCCACGTGGTCGGCCACCGCGCCCGGGTCGCTGTCGCACGCGCCGGACTCCAGTGCCCGGCAGGCCACGTCGGCCAGGAGCGGGATGCCGCCCGCCAGGCGGATCACGAGAGCGCGCGCGCCGGGATCCAGTGCGGTGGCTCTCAGGCCGATCCTGGTGTCGCAGGCCGGCCCCAGAGCGATGGTCTCCGGGTCGAGTTCCCCCCACGACGGGTCTGCCACGAGAGGGATGCGGCTGATCACGACGACGGCAGGGCGCCCCACCGGACCGCCTGCCGCGCGGAGCGCCCTGTGGAGCGTCTCCCTGCGGCCCCGGCCGTCCGCGCCGTCCACGACCAGCAGGCGCACGGCGGAGTCGGACAGGGTCCGTGCCAGGAGTGTGAACGGGTCCGGGGCGTCCAGGTCCACCCAGGTGGCGTGGGGAAGGTCCGCTGCCAGGCGGCTCTTCCCCACGCCCGGCGGACCCGTCAGATTGACCAGCTTCTTTCTGGCCACAGCCTGTCGCAGCGCCCTCGTCGCGGCGACCAGAGGCATGCCCAAGACATCCACGAACGCCCCCTCGCAGCCGGCCCGGGTCCCCACCAGGCCGGCACGACTGTACCGAGCCCCGTCCCACCTGCCCAGGTCCCCGGCGGAGGCGGCCGCACAGCGTCGGGCGATCGTCTGTTGCTCGCACTGTGAGCCGTCCCGTCCCGGGGATCAGGCCGCAGGTGCACGCCTCACGGGCACGCCGGGCCACCGGTAACGCCGGGTGAGCGGTGACAGCGACCGGAGTCGCCGCCCGCCCGGCGGCCCGCAGGCCTGCGTACCGCCTGCGGCCGTGGCGGCGCCGGGCTCAGCAGCCCGCGGCTGCGGGCTGCTGAGCCCCGTCCCCTAGAGATCGTCTTCAAAGGTGATCAGGTGATGAGGGATCATGCTTGTCATGGTGCGTCGTCATGAGCTTTCGGATGCCGAGTGGGCTGTGCTGTCGCGGTTGCTGCCGAGTTCGGGGACTGCGGGGCGGCCTCGTTCGGACGACCGGCTGGTACTGAACGGCATCGTGTGGAAGCTGCGGACCGGATCAGCCTGGCGTGATGTGCCGGAACGTTATGGTTCCTGGCAGACCTTGTACACACGTTTTCGCAGGTGGGCGCTGGACGGGACGTTCTCGCGCATGCTGCGGGCCGTCCAGGCGGAGAAGGACGCGGCCGGGGACATCGACTGGCTGGTGTCGGTCGACTCCACCATAGTTCGGGCCCACCAGCATGCCGCCGGCGGCAAAAGGGGGCGGTCGACAGGGACGAAGCGGGTGATCACGCCCTCGGCCGATCCCGTGGTGGACTGAGCACGAAGGTCCACCTGGCCTGCGACGGGCGCGGCCGTCCTCTCGGCTTCGTCCTGTCGGGCGGCAACGCCAACGACTGCACCCGCCTCGAGAAGGTGATGGACTCGATCAGCGTGCCCAGAGTCGGGTCCGGGCGTCCACGCTCCCGGCCCGACCACGTGGTCGCCGACAAGGGCTACAGCTCTCGAAAGATCCGCGCCTACCTGCGACGACGCGGCATCCCCCACACGATCCCCGAACGCGCCGACCAGATCCTGGGCCGGCTGAACCGCAGCACACGCGGCGGACGGCCGCCCGGTTTCGACCGGTGCATATACCGCCGCCGCAACGTCGTCGAGCGCTGCTTCAACCGCCTCAAGCAGTGGCGCGGACTGGCCACCCGCTATGACAAAACCCGCGAGTCCTACCAGGCGGCCGTCACCATCGCCTCCATCATGCTCTGGATCTGACCTTTGAAGACGACCCCTAGCAGTACTGCGCCTCCTTGCCGATCGACCGGTACATGCAGTCCGCGTTCTCGATCAGTTGGAGCACCGCGTCCCGGTTGCGGGCGGTCTCGCGTTCGATGACCTCGTCGGGCGGGTAGAAGCCGCCGCCCCAGGAGGAGCTCGGGTACATCTCGAAGGTGTAGCCGAAGATGCGCTGCGAGCCCCACAGCCAGTCGTCGATCGACCCGTCGGTGATGTAGAGGTCACTGGACTGCTCGGCGGTGTAGCCGTTGCTCGCCGCCATCTTGCGGCCGACGGCCGCGAACGCGTTGCGGTCGTCGGCGGTCATGCCGGGGGCCGTGTCGCTGTACGTGTAGCCGAAGGGCCACAGCACCAGTTCGCTGTACGTGTGGAAGTCGATGGCCGCCGTGATCTGCTGCTTGCCGCCGACCACCCGGCTGCGGACGAAGTCCGCGACGACCTTGGTCTCGGGCGCGGACTCGGGGCCCGTACCGCGGTACGTCGCCGAGGACGGGCTGGAGGACGAGCCGCCGCAGCAGCCCCACTTGTAGGCCCAGTTGCGGTTCAGGTCGGTGCCGACCGCGCTGGAACCGGAGTTGGGCTGCCGGTTCTTGCGCCAGCTGCGGTACGAGCCGGAGGCGATGTCGTACTCGCCGCCGTCCGGGTTCATGTCCGGCACGATCCACAGCTCACGGCCGTTGACCGCCTGGGTGATCCGGGAGTCGGTGCCGTAGCCGGCGGCGAGCTCGCGGAGCAGGTAGAGCGACATCTCGACGGTCAGGTGCTCGCGGGCGTGCTGGTGCGCGGTGAACAGGACCTCGGGTTCGGCCTCGTCGGTGGCCACGTTGTCGCTGACCTTGACGGCGACGATGTCGCGGCCCTGGTAGGTCTTGCCGATCACGCGCTTGCTCATGATCGAGGGGTTCGCGGCGATGCGCGCGTCGATCTCGGCCGTCATCTCGGCGTAGTTGTGGTACCGGGAGTCGGCGGGCGGGAAGTCCTGGGCGCCGACGCCGTCCGCCGCGTGCGCGGGGGCGTCGGGCGCGGGCAGGGCCTCCAGGACATGGCCGCGAAGCCGGAGCTTCCTGGCCTGGGCGGCGTCCGCGGTGATGACGATGCCGTGGTCGTGCACCTCGTCGATCGAGACGCCCGCGCGGGCGATGTCGGTGCGGGCGGCGGGGGTGGTGCGCCCGGTGATCTCGTACTGGAGCACCCGCCCGTCGGCGGCGACGGCCGCGTTCGGGGCCGAGGGCTCGGCGGTGGCCACGGCGGTCGCGGGGGCCGCGAGGCCGAGGGCGAGGAGGACGGCGAGTACGGCGTTGCGCCGGGTCCTGGCCGGCCGGTTTCCCGGCCGGGACGTCCGTTCGGTGTCGGGTCGCATGCGGCAGTCTCCTGAGTCCGTCGGGGTGGGGGGTGGAGCTGTGCGACGGGCACAGAATGGAGGCATGTCATGAGCGGGTCAAGATAGGCATTCCGGCCATCCCGCCCGCCCGGCCGGGCGGGCGGGCGGCGCGCCGACATACCCCGCGATTGCGGAGGCAACGGCATTCCGGGGCCGGGGCGCAGTTTTCGGACCTCGGGAAAACTTCGTGACGCGATCGACGCCGATCTTCATACAACCTTTCCGTCGGCGTGTCGAAGATCACAGCGCCCTTTCTCCCATGTCGCTTATGCCGTACGCGACTTGCTTGCCTTCGGGTGCGGCAGCTGTTGGGCTGAGCTCACCTGGAAGGTGACAGCGGGGTACGAGCAGAGGGCTCGGGACACCTTCCGGTGATGCGAGGAGGGGTTTTGAGAAGGCGCGTACTGACGTCCGTCCTG is a genomic window of Streptomyces sp. YPW6 containing:
- the alr gene encoding alanine racemase, which codes for MNETASLRARAEIDLAALRANVRVLRERAAGAQLMAVVKSDGYGHGAVPCARAARAAGATWLGTATPHEALALRAAGLDGRIMCWLWTPGGPWREAVEAGIDVSAGAMWALREAVAAARSAGRPARVQLKADTGLGRGGCQPADWPELVGAARDAERAGHLRITGLWSHFACADEPGHPSIAAQLDVYRDMVAYAEKEGVEPEVRHMANSPATLTIPEAHFDLVRTGIAMYGISPAPELGTSAELGLRPVMTLSASVALVKDAPAGHGVSYGHHYTTPADTTLGLIPVGYADGVPRHASGSGPVLVGGKVRTVAGRVAMDQFVVDLGGDRPEAGAEAVLFGPGDRGEPTAQDWAEAAGTIAYEIVTRIGARVPRVHVNETPDETAGGVPR
- a CDS encoding holo-ACP synthase, producing MIIGVGIDVAEIERFGVALERTPQLAHRLFVGSELTLPSGERRGIASLAARFAAKEALAKALGAPEGLLWSDAEVWVEESGQPRLRVSGTVAARAAELGVRGWHVSLSHDAGVASAVVIAEG
- the tsaE gene encoding tRNA (adenosine(37)-N6)-threonylcarbamoyltransferase complex ATPase subunit type 1 TsaE, with product MEAPHSSPAAEAVPEAVGTTVPDPAGAAPEAVTVTLTVTSPEQMQDLGRRLAQVLAPGDLVMLTGELGAGKTTLTRGLGEGLGVRGAVTSPTFVIARVHPSLVQGPALVHVDAYRLGGGLDEMEDLDLDVSLPESVVVVEWGDGKVEELSEDRLRVLIDRARGETDDERREVTLVGIGARWAGLREQLA
- a CDS encoding RICIN domain-containing protein, whose translation is MERNTRSSIYRRLRRQGFVTSLVALLVLLVPAVAHADSNPNVRYTSTPYNAAIHEIRASYSWKCLDIRGGSTNVGAVIQTFDCKGRHHQRFSFYPVGGENFVIATYGGATCLGTVNASKATGAGVVQATGGDCLTLRWKDRGGNHWEMVETFTGQCLRDTGRRSQVVLGACGSTGEPWPDLWTPRFDRYFDYTNFF
- a CDS encoding DUF488 domain-containing protein, translating into MSEPVRVRRVHDPVEEADGTRVLVDRLWPRGVSRERAAVDVWLKDVTPSGALRTWYHHDRADRREEFVERYRAELDDTAHTEAVERLAGLVRDGGPVTLITAAKDVGDSHVPVLVDHLQHVMKRT
- a CDS encoding alpha/beta hydrolase, which produces MSESSAEAVVAATANAAGAAGWRRAGIAGAAIGVLAAGAAAGVAVERLTVGRGMRKKARLALDATGPYGSLRGTPGRAVADDGTELYYETDEVEAATTADEGASGSRRRRLFGRRAPAPVTVVFSHGYCLGQDSWHFQRAALRGLVRAVYWDQRSHGRSERGRSQADGVPLGIDQLGRDLKAVIDAAAPEGPVVLAGHSMGGMTIMALADQYPALIRDRVAAVALIGTSSGKLGEVTFGLPVAGVNAVRRVLPGVLRALGSQTELVERGRRATADLFAGLIKRYSFGSKDVDPAVARFAERLIEATPIDVVAEFYPAFTEHDKSGALPGFRDVPVLILAGDQDLVTPSSHSEAIADVLPDAELVIVPDAGHLVMLEHPETVTDRLADLLVRSGTVPAANVGGHGSTAQQPGR
- a CDS encoding NAD(P)H-hydrate dehydratase, with translation MRRAYSVETVRAAEAALMQRLPEGALMQRAAAGLAAACGDLLRRNGRVYGSRVLLLVGSGDNGGDALHAGARLARRGAGVRALLLAPDRAHPGGLAAFRAAGGQVVDGPDGLGALDLVVDGITGIGGRGGLREDATEVVHAVTRDRTPVISVDLPSGVEADTGEVHGEAVRADATVTFGTYKPGLLVDPAAEHAGALRLVDIGLGPELPEPPDLEALQYADVAALLPVPGAESDKYRRGVVGVVAGSERYPGAAVLAVAGALRGGAGAVRYVGPGADAVIARFPETLVHAGPPSKAGRVQAWVVGPGLGDGRAAEAAVADVLAADVPVLVDADGLRLLDAGTVRTRTAPTVLTPHAGEAAALLGTAREEVESGRLTAVRELAARYRATVLLKGSTTLIAEARDTPVRVNPTGTSWLATAGSGDVLSGLTGSLLAAGLAPRDAASVGAYLHGLAARHGSGGAPVSAQDVADGIPAAWRDVRAG
- the glmS gene encoding glutamine--fructose-6-phosphate transaminase (isomerizing), whose amino-acid sequence is MCGIVGYVGMQSAQDVVVAGLKRLEYRGYDSAGVAVLADGGLAAAKKAGKLVNLEKELGDRPLPAGRTGIGHTRWATHGAPTDVNAHPHLDNAGRVAVVHNGIIENFAALRRELTGRGHALESDTDTEVVGHLLAEAFSAGGDLADAMRQVCRRLEGAFTLVAVHADQPDVVVGARRNSPLVVGVGQDEWFLASDVAAFIDHTRSAIELGQDQVVELGPEGVTVTGFDGEPADVREYHVDWDASAAEKGGYASFMLKEIADQPQAVADTLLGRVDGEGALHLDEVRIPAAELREVDKVVIVACGTAFHAGMIAKYAIEHWTRLPCETELASEFRYRDPILDQRTLVVAISQSGETMDTLMALRHAREQGAKVLAICNTNGSTIPRESDAVLYTHAGPEVAVASTKAFLTQLVACYLVALYLGQVRGTKWGDEIRTVVRQLSAISDEVGSVLSTMEPVRDLARSLAHHDTVLFVGRHVGYPVALEGALKLKELAYMHAEGFAAGELKHGPIALIEEGLPVVVIVPSPRGRSVLHDKIVSNIQEIRARGALTIVVAEEGDEAVVPYADHLITVPATPTLLQPLVATVPLQVFACELATARGNEVDQPRNLAKSVTVE